The Bradyrhizobium sp. WBAH42 genome includes a window with the following:
- a CDS encoding ABC transporter substrate-binding protein: MTMKQKFGLGCALLGAIGLTSAADAAEQITFVSQGGAYQQAQTVAILDPSAKKLGITINQDSIPDAWPAIKTQVGSGKPIWDVVDTPTGNCLRGGEQGLIEKLDFSKIPNGAAMPEAYRSPYSVSYEFYSSVLAYSQKAFPKDAPNSWADFWDVKKFPGRRALRNHPFATLEAALMADGVAPDKLYPLDVDRAFKKLEEIKPHITVWWTSGAQSAQLLNDGEVDMEMAWNGRVSAVAKEGAKVTFTYNQGILQSTSLCILKGAPNLETAVKFLNAAVDPVHQANLPLHIDYGPGNPKAFETGVIKAERAAQLPSEPANAAKQALMSYAWWSSSAGEAAEKRWASFMQK; encoded by the coding sequence ATGACGATGAAGCAGAAATTCGGATTGGGCTGCGCGCTGCTGGGCGCAATCGGGTTGACCAGTGCGGCTGATGCCGCCGAGCAGATCACCTTCGTCTCGCAAGGCGGCGCCTATCAGCAGGCACAGACGGTGGCGATCCTCGATCCCTCCGCCAAGAAGCTCGGCATCACCATCAACCAGGACTCCATTCCCGACGCCTGGCCCGCGATCAAGACGCAAGTCGGCAGCGGCAAGCCGATCTGGGACGTCGTCGACACCCCGACCGGCAACTGCCTGCGCGGCGGCGAGCAGGGGCTGATCGAGAAGCTCGACTTTTCGAAGATTCCAAACGGCGCGGCGATGCCGGAGGCCTATCGCAGTCCCTATTCGGTGTCCTACGAGTTCTATTCCAGCGTGCTGGCCTACAGCCAGAAGGCCTTCCCGAAGGACGCGCCGAACAGCTGGGCCGATTTCTGGGACGTCAAGAAATTCCCCGGCCGCCGCGCGCTGCGCAACCACCCGTTCGCGACGCTCGAGGCGGCGCTGATGGCCGATGGCGTCGCGCCCGACAAGCTCTACCCGCTCGATGTCGACCGCGCCTTCAAGAAGCTGGAAGAGATCAAGCCGCACATCACGGTGTGGTGGACCTCGGGCGCGCAGTCGGCGCAGTTGCTCAATGACGGCGAGGTCGACATGGAGATGGCCTGGAACGGTCGCGTCAGCGCGGTGGCCAAGGAGGGCGCGAAGGTCACCTTCACCTACAATCAGGGCATTTTGCAGAGCACCTCGCTCTGCATCCTCAAGGGCGCGCCGAATCTGGAAACCGCGGTGAAGTTCCTCAACGCGGCGGTCGATCCCGTGCACCAGGCCAATCTGCCGCTGCACATCGATTATGGCCCGGGCAATCCCAAGGCGTTCGAGACGGGCGTGATCAAGGCGGAGCGCGCTGCGCAATTGCCGAGCGAGCCGGCGAATGCGGCCAAGCAGGCGCTGATGTCCTACGCCTGGTGGTCCTCGTCCGCCGGAGAGGCCGCCGAGAAGCGCTGGGCGTCCTTCATGCAAAAGTAG
- a CDS encoding HAD family hydrolase, with product MSTQAAFSNFKVLTFDVVGTLIDFETGVLEAVRKIGGRKAAELSDEQIFEPYKRGRDKHYERSSEVMFHVYRHLATELGLPSDDASCDVFQLSVLRWGPFPDSVEALKRLRTKFRLVAMTNADRVALSCYAHALGNPFDDTVCADDTGVAKPNPEFFAYNKGRQSAFGYKQSDILHVAQSQYHDIGIARKLGYKVCWIERRQGIAGFGGTPAVETLTKPDFHFPTLKALADAAIGTAA from the coding sequence ATGTCGACCCAAGCCGCGTTCAGCAATTTCAAGGTTCTCACCTTCGATGTCGTCGGCACCTTGATTGATTTCGAAACCGGCGTGCTCGAAGCCGTGCGCAAGATCGGAGGCAGGAAGGCAGCCGAGCTCAGCGACGAGCAGATTTTCGAGCCCTACAAGCGGGGCCGCGACAAGCACTACGAGCGCTCCAGCGAAGTGATGTTCCACGTCTATCGCCATCTTGCCACCGAGCTAGGTTTGCCCTCTGACGACGCATCCTGCGACGTGTTCCAGCTTTCGGTGCTGCGCTGGGGGCCGTTCCCGGATTCGGTGGAAGCGCTCAAGCGGCTGCGCACGAAGTTCCGCCTGGTCGCGATGACCAATGCCGACCGCGTCGCGCTGTCGTGCTACGCGCATGCGCTCGGAAATCCCTTCGATGACACGGTCTGTGCCGACGACACCGGTGTTGCCAAGCCCAATCCGGAATTCTTCGCCTACAACAAGGGCCGCCAATCGGCGTTCGGCTACAAGCAGTCCGATATCCTGCATGTCGCGCAGAGCCAGTATCACGACATCGGGATCGCGCGGAAGCTCGGCTACAAAGTGTGCTGGATCGAGCGCCGCCAGGGCATCGCCGGCTTTGGAGGCACGCCGGCGGTGGAGACGCTGACCAAGCCGGACTTCCATTTCCCGACGCTGAAGGCGCTCGCCGACGCCGCGATCGGCACGGCGGCGTAA
- a CDS encoding ABC transporter permease — translation MLALVSPALLVILALIVLPVGWLAWQSIYHDGFTLENYRRVFTEDVYWRSFALTFEISLAVTAIALLLGYPVAYLANSVPKGWSILILSLVVLPFWTSVLVRAYAWLALLQRSGVINQFLRYLDVISEPLALVHNTFGTVVATVHILLPFMVLPLYATMQKIPNDLMQAGASLGASPSLTFMRVFLPLSLPGVLAGCTMVFVLCLGFYITPELLGGGRTVMVSMLVSRNVELYNQFGAASAVAVVLLISVVAIFFIVSRFVSLDRVLGQK, via the coding sequence ATGCTGGCATTGGTGTCGCCGGCGCTGCTGGTGATCCTTGCCCTGATCGTGCTGCCAGTCGGTTGGCTCGCCTGGCAGTCGATCTATCATGACGGCTTCACGCTGGAGAACTATCGCCGCGTCTTCACCGAAGATGTCTACTGGCGCAGCTTTGCACTGACGTTCGAGATCAGCCTCGCGGTCACGGCAATCGCGCTGCTGCTGGGCTATCCCGTGGCCTACCTCGCCAATTCGGTGCCGAAAGGGTGGAGCATCCTCATCCTGTCGCTGGTCGTGCTGCCGTTCTGGACCAGCGTGCTGGTGCGCGCCTATGCCTGGCTGGCGCTGCTCCAGCGCAGCGGCGTGATCAACCAGTTCCTGCGCTATCTCGATGTGATCTCCGAGCCGCTCGCGCTGGTCCACAACACGTTCGGCACGGTGGTCGCGACCGTGCACATCCTGCTGCCGTTCATGGTGCTGCCGCTCTATGCCACCATGCAGAAGATTCCGAACGATTTGATGCAGGCCGGCGCCAGCCTGGGCGCGAGCCCCTCGCTCACCTTCATGCGCGTGTTCCTGCCGCTGTCGCTGCCGGGTGTGCTTGCCGGCTGCACCATGGTGTTCGTGCTCTGCCTCGGCTTCTACATCACGCCGGAACTGCTCGGCGGCGGCCGCACCGTGATGGTGTCGATGCTGGTGAGCCGCAATGTCGAGCTCTACAACCAATTCGGCGCGGCCAGCGCGGTCGCCGTCGTGCTGCTAATCAGTGTGGTCGCGATCTTCTTCATTGTAAGCCGCTTCGTCTCGCTCGACCGCGTGTTGGGACAGAAATGA
- a CDS encoding aspartate/glutamate racemase family protein: MQTIGLIGGMSWESTALYYKLINERVRDRIGKLHSAPLLMYSYDFEEIKQMQYAGRWQEVATSLAEVARLLESAGARAIVLCTNTMHKLAPEIISSVSVPFIHIGDATAERIRAKGYRRVGLLGTKFTMEEDFYIDRLRAHDLDVMVPPADERAEVNRIIYDELCLGNVAAPSRRRYQEVMAALVAGGAECIILGCTEITMLVGPDDTSVETFDTTAIHAETAADFAIG; the protein is encoded by the coding sequence ATGCAAACCATCGGCCTGATCGGAGGCATGAGCTGGGAGAGCACCGCACTTTACTACAAGCTCATCAACGAGCGGGTCCGCGACCGCATCGGCAAGCTGCATTCGGCCCCGCTCTTGATGTATTCCTATGATTTCGAGGAGATCAAGCAGATGCAGTATGCCGGCCGCTGGCAGGAGGTGGCGACGAGCCTCGCTGAGGTCGCCCGGCTGCTCGAAAGTGCCGGCGCGCGGGCGATCGTGTTGTGCACGAACACGATGCACAAACTGGCGCCCGAGATCATATCCAGCGTGAGCGTTCCGTTCATCCACATCGGCGATGCGACGGCGGAGCGGATCCGGGCCAAGGGATATCGGCGGGTCGGGTTGCTCGGCACCAAGTTCACGATGGAGGAAGATTTCTACATCGATCGATTGCGCGCGCATGATCTCGACGTCATGGTCCCTCCCGCGGACGAGCGCGCGGAGGTGAACCGCATCATCTATGACGAGCTGTGCCTCGGGAACGTCGCCGCGCCCTCGCGCCGCCGCTACCAGGAGGTGATGGCGGCCCTCGTCGCCGGCGGAGCCGAGTGCATCATTCTCGGCTGCACCGAGATCACCATGCTGGTCGGCCCGGACGACACGTCTGTCGAGACGTTCGACACCACGGCCATTCACGCGGAAACGGCCGCCGATTTCGCGATCGGGTGA
- a CDS encoding SDR family NAD(P)-dependent oxidoreductase, with protein sequence MRLSGKVAAITGAARGIGKACAKRFLDDGVKVVISDVDAEGLAATAAELGRPDALRTIVGNVAKRADVDQLVATAVKEFGRLDIMVNNAGVARNRDILDITEEEFDEIIGINLKGAFFGVQAAARQMIAQGGGGVIINMSSVNALLAIPALATYAMSKGGMKQLTSVAAVALAPHNIRVVAVGPGTILTDMVASSIYTSEDARKTVMSRTPAGRGGEPSEVASVVAFLASDDASYITGQTIYPDGGRLVLNYTVPVKEK encoded by the coding sequence ATGAGACTATCCGGCAAGGTCGCGGCCATCACCGGCGCGGCGCGCGGCATCGGCAAGGCCTGCGCGAAGAGGTTTTTGGACGACGGCGTCAAGGTCGTCATTTCCGACGTCGATGCCGAAGGCCTCGCCGCCACGGCCGCCGAGCTTGGCCGGCCGGATGCGTTGCGCACGATCGTCGGCAACGTCGCCAAGCGCGCGGACGTCGATCAGCTGGTCGCGACCGCGGTGAAGGAGTTCGGCCGGCTCGACATCATGGTCAACAATGCCGGCGTCGCCCGCAACCGCGACATCCTCGACATTACCGAAGAGGAATTCGACGAGATCATCGGCATCAATTTGAAGGGCGCGTTCTTCGGCGTGCAGGCGGCGGCGAGGCAGATGATCGCGCAAGGCGGCGGCGGGGTCATCATCAACATGTCCTCGGTGAATGCGCTGCTGGCGATCCCGGCGCTGGCGACCTACGCGATGTCGAAGGGCGGCATGAAGCAGCTGACCTCCGTCGCGGCCGTCGCGCTCGCTCCGCACAACATCCGCGTCGTCGCGGTCGGGCCGGGCACGATCCTGACCGACATGGTGGCGTCGTCCATCTACACCTCGGAGGACGCCCGCAAGACCGTGATGTCACGCACGCCGGCCGGCCGCGGCGGCGAGCCGAGCGAGGTGGCCTCCGTCGTGGCGTTCCTCGCCAGCGACGATGCGTCGTACATCACCGGGCAGACGATCTATCCGGATGGCGGCCGGCTGGTCCTGAACTACACGGTGCCGGTGAAGGAGAAGTAG
- a CDS encoding ABC transporter permease, giving the protein MMRASPARIVLYVISLLVLVYLILPVLIIAPISFSSARFLTFPPPSFSLRWYQQYFSNPAWMQATRVTLTVALLTVVIATPFGVAAAYAISQSKLRIMRLIHMALLLPLVVPIIITAVGIFFVYAKVGLVATMPGLVLANVMLGLPYVVISVLAGLQSFDPAQEMVARSLGMNRLRSFFAVTLPQIKSSVVAGGIFAFISAMDETIVALFISGGQYQPLTKRMFTALRDEIDPTIAAISTLMTAASFMLVLLASARQKRSG; this is encoded by the coding sequence ATGATGCGCGCCTCGCCCGCACGGATCGTCCTGTATGTGATCAGTTTGCTGGTGCTGGTCTATCTGATCCTTCCCGTTCTGATCATCGCGCCGATCTCGTTCTCCAGCGCGCGCTTCCTGACCTTCCCGCCGCCATCCTTCTCGCTGCGCTGGTACCAGCAATATTTCTCAAATCCCGCCTGGATGCAAGCGACGCGGGTGACGCTGACGGTTGCGCTCCTTACCGTCGTGATCGCGACCCCGTTCGGGGTGGCCGCCGCCTATGCCATCAGCCAGTCGAAGCTGCGGATCATGCGTCTCATCCACATGGCGCTGCTGCTGCCGCTCGTGGTTCCGATCATCATCACCGCGGTCGGCATCTTCTTCGTCTATGCCAAGGTCGGCCTGGTCGCGACCATGCCCGGCCTCGTGCTGGCCAACGTGATGTTGGGCCTGCCCTATGTCGTCATCTCGGTGCTCGCGGGTCTGCAGAGCTTCGATCCCGCGCAGGAAATGGTGGCGCGCAGCCTCGGCATGAACCGCCTGCGCAGCTTCTTCGCGGTGACGCTGCCGCAGATCAAGTCCAGCGTAGTCGCCGGCGGAATCTTCGCCTTCATCTCGGCGATGGACGAGACCATCGTCGCGCTGTTCATCTCCGGCGGCCAGTATCAGCCGCTGACCAAGCGCATGTTCACCGCGCTGCGCGACGAGATCGATCCGACCATCGCCGCGATCTCGACCTTGATGACGGCGGCCTCATTCATGCTGGTGCTGCTGGCGAGCGCGCGGCAGAAGCGGAGCGGGTGA
- a CDS encoding FAD-binding oxidoreductase: protein MPAGRHVAIIGAGAVGVISAIEALREGRRVTLIDPGDPGGEQAASYGNAGWLSSHSVIPPAEPGVWKKVPGYLMDPLGPLAIRWSYLPKALPWLIKYLLSGWTAARVETTAFALRDLLKDAPLLHKKLAEEAGVPELIERNGVMHVFTSRGNFDNDLGWRLRKKVGVEWLELNADEMRQREPDLHPRYTFGVVVEEAGRCRDPGAYVAALANHAIASGAKHVRARATGLKLNGGKLVAVLTETGEIACDAAVVAAGARSKQLTASVGDPLPLETERGYHVVIEKPEVGPRSSMMASDAKLVVNWTNKGLRAAGTVEIAGLEAAPNWKRAEILRNHLVSMFPKLPKDIPASRVKTWFGHRPSMPDGRPCIGYARASRDIVYAFGHGHVGLVGSARTGRLVAQLVSGKAPEIPLAPFAPDRFL, encoded by the coding sequence ATGCCGGCCGGCCGCCACGTCGCCATCATCGGAGCCGGCGCGGTCGGCGTGATCAGCGCGATCGAGGCGCTGCGCGAGGGGCGCCGCGTCACGCTGATCGATCCCGGCGACCCGGGCGGCGAACAGGCGGCGAGCTACGGCAATGCCGGCTGGCTGTCGTCGCATTCGGTGATCCCGCCGGCGGAGCCGGGCGTGTGGAAGAAGGTGCCGGGCTATCTGATGGACCCGCTCGGTCCGCTCGCGATCCGCTGGTCCTACTTGCCGAAGGCGCTGCCCTGGCTGATCAAGTACCTGCTCTCGGGCTGGACCGCGGCGCGGGTCGAGACCACGGCGTTCGCGCTGCGCGACCTCCTGAAAGACGCGCCGCTGCTGCACAAGAAGCTCGCGGAAGAAGCCGGTGTCCCCGAGCTGATCGAGCGCAACGGCGTGATGCACGTGTTCACATCGCGCGGCAATTTCGACAACGATCTCGGCTGGCGCCTGCGCAAGAAGGTCGGCGTCGAATGGCTGGAGCTCAATGCCGACGAGATGCGCCAGCGTGAGCCGGATCTGCATCCGCGCTACACCTTTGGCGTGGTGGTGGAGGAGGCCGGCCGCTGCCGCGATCCCGGCGCTTACGTTGCCGCGCTCGCCAATCACGCGATCGCCAGCGGCGCCAAGCACGTGCGCGCCAGGGCGACCGGGCTGAAGCTCAACGGCGGCAAGCTCGTGGCCGTTCTCACCGAGACCGGCGAGATCGCTTGCGATGCCGCGGTGGTCGCGGCCGGTGCGCGCTCGAAGCAGCTCACCGCGTCGGTCGGCGATCCCCTCCCGCTCGAAACCGAGCGCGGCTATCATGTCGTGATCGAGAAGCCGGAAGTAGGTCCGCGCAGCTCGATGATGGCCTCCGACGCCAAGCTTGTGGTGAACTGGACCAATAAGGGCCTGCGCGCCGCCGGCACGGTCGAGATCGCCGGCTTGGAAGCCGCGCCGAACTGGAAGCGCGCCGAGATCCTGCGCAACCACCTCGTCAGCATGTTCCCGAAACTGCCGAAGGACATTCCGGCCTCGCGCGTCAAGACGTGGTTCGGCCATCGCCCGAGCATGCCGGACGGACGTCCCTGCATCGGCTACGCGCGCGCCTCGCGCGACATCGTCTATGCGTTCGGCCATGGCCATGTCGGCCTGGTCGGCTCGGCCCGCACCGGTCGTCTCGTCGCCCAGCTCGTGAGCGGCAAGGCGCCGGAAATTCCGCTCGCGCCGTTCGCGCCCGATCGTTTCCTCTGA
- a CDS encoding thiamine pyrophosphate-binding protein has protein sequence MTIRNTRTGGQILIDQLVAQGVERVTCVPGESYLAALDALHDSPIDVVICRAEGGAAMMAEAYGKLTGRPGICFVTRGPGATNASHGVHIAMQDSTPMILFVGQVDTGMREREAFQELDYKAVFGSMAKWAVEIDRPDRIPELVARAFRVAMQGRPGPVVIALPENMLTETAAVADAMRIEPAVSWPAPADIEKLGAMLAGAKAPLVILGGSRWTEEATKSIARFAERFDLPVATSFRRASLIDADHSHYAGDLGIGPSPGLKARIDNADVLLLVGGRMSEMPSSSYTLLDIPNPKQKLIHVHPGSEELGRIYQPALAIQATPAAFAAAVETLKPSGAVAWKGEAAKAHADYLAWTGKARELPGRFQYGEVMTWLRDRLPKDAIVCNGAGNYAGWIHRHHRFHSFAAQLAPTSGSMGYGVPAGVLAKRQYPDRVVVAFAGDGCFLMNGQEFATAVQYDAPLVVIIIDNSQYGTIRMHQERDYPGRVVGTQLKNPDFAMYAKAFGGHGERVERTEEFAPAFERALASGKPSILHCIIDPRAISVGKDFTPAVKA, from the coding sequence ATGACCATTCGCAACACCCGCACCGGGGGCCAGATCCTGATCGATCAGCTCGTCGCCCAGGGCGTCGAGCGCGTCACCTGCGTGCCGGGCGAGAGCTATCTGGCGGCCCTCGATGCGCTGCATGACAGCCCGATCGACGTCGTGATCTGCCGCGCCGAAGGCGGTGCGGCGATGATGGCGGAGGCCTATGGCAAGCTCACGGGCCGGCCCGGAATCTGCTTCGTCACCCGCGGCCCCGGTGCCACCAATGCCAGCCACGGCGTCCACATCGCGATGCAGGATTCGACGCCGATGATCCTGTTCGTCGGCCAGGTCGACACCGGCATGCGCGAGCGCGAGGCGTTCCAGGAGCTCGACTACAAGGCGGTGTTCGGCTCGATGGCGAAATGGGCGGTCGAGATCGATCGTCCCGACCGCATTCCGGAGCTGGTGGCGCGCGCCTTCCGCGTCGCCATGCAGGGCCGCCCCGGTCCCGTCGTGATCGCGCTGCCGGAGAACATGCTGACCGAGACCGCGGCCGTTGCCGATGCCATGCGCATCGAGCCGGCGGTGAGCTGGCCGGCGCCTGCCGATATCGAGAAGCTCGGCGCCATGCTGGCCGGCGCCAAGGCGCCGCTCGTCATTCTCGGCGGCTCGCGCTGGACCGAGGAGGCGACCAAGAGCATCGCGCGCTTCGCCGAGCGGTTCGACCTGCCGGTCGCGACCTCGTTCCGCCGGGCTTCGCTGATCGATGCCGACCATTCGCACTATGCCGGCGACCTCGGCATCGGGCCGAGCCCGGGCCTGAAGGCGCGCATCGACAATGCCGACGTTCTCCTGCTGGTCGGCGGCCGCATGTCGGAGATGCCGTCCTCGTCCTATACGCTGCTCGACATTCCCAATCCGAAGCAGAAGCTGATCCATGTGCATCCGGGCTCCGAAGAGCTCGGCCGCATCTATCAGCCGGCGCTGGCGATCCAGGCGACGCCGGCCGCCTTCGCCGCTGCCGTCGAGACGCTGAAGCCTTCCGGCGCGGTGGCGTGGAAGGGCGAGGCCGCCAAGGCGCATGCCGATTATCTCGCCTGGACCGGGAAGGCGCGCGAGCTGCCGGGCAGGTTCCAGTACGGCGAGGTGATGACCTGGCTGCGCGACCGCCTGCCGAAGGATGCGATCGTCTGCAACGGCGCCGGCAACTACGCCGGCTGGATCCATCGCCATCACCGCTTCCACAGCTTTGCCGCCCAGCTCGCGCCGACCTCGGGCTCGATGGGTTATGGCGTGCCGGCGGGCGTGCTGGCCAAGCGGCAATACCCGGATCGGGTCGTCGTCGCGTTTGCGGGCGACGGCTGCTTCCTGATGAACGGCCAGGAATTCGCCACCGCCGTGCAATACGACGCGCCGCTCGTCGTCATCATCATCGACAATTCGCAATACGGCACCATCCGCATGCACCAGGAGCGCGACTATCCCGGCCGCGTCGTCGGCACCCAGCTCAAGAACCCGGACTTTGCGATGTATGCGAAGGCGTTCGGCGGCCATGGCGAGCGTGTCGAGCGTACCGAAGAATTCGCGCCGGCGTTCGAGCGCGCGCTGGCCTCGGGCAAGCCGTCGATCCTCCACTGCATCATCGATCCCCGGGCGATCTCGGTCGGCAAGGATTTTACGCCCGCAGTGAAGGCTTAA
- a CDS encoding FAD-binding oxidoreductase gives MTRDWRALPSVNSLWEATADPARDYPVLSGESQADVVIIGAGYTGLSAAHHIAKSGLSPVVLEANRPGWGASGRNGGVITAKFRLSFREIDAVHGRAMARRMYEIAHESTDMVEELVSEFSITSANLVRTGQVKAAHNETTLKAAIDEANWMTREMGSAEVRILDKNGVREETGSDIFVGGVLNPGSGGIHPLNYLRGLADGVARRGVAIFQGSPVTTLRREGDGIVAETPQGAVRAKQAIIATNSYSDLTSATAHLQRTLIPFRSAIVATERLPGNLAGKLMPTGRTYTETKRMMRWFRMVDNRVIFGGRGAFGKQDSQAAFDALRKAMVGIFPDLADVPLAYKWSGLVAMTLDSVPHIGRLDDRTLFAVGYNGAGVAMSSLMGRYLAAFVRGETPDVGLLDIRRMKAIPFYPLREPAVRMVAGWYQFLDAIGQ, from the coding sequence ATGACACGGGACTGGCGCGCGCTGCCATCGGTCAATTCGCTGTGGGAAGCCACGGCGGATCCGGCGCGCGATTATCCCGTGCTGTCGGGCGAGAGCCAAGCCGATGTGGTGATCATCGGCGCCGGCTATACCGGCCTCTCCGCCGCGCACCACATTGCCAAGAGCGGGCTCAGCCCCGTTGTGCTCGAGGCCAACCGTCCCGGCTGGGGCGCGAGCGGGCGCAATGGCGGCGTGATCACGGCAAAATTCCGCCTCTCGTTCCGCGAGATCGATGCCGTGCATGGCCGCGCCATGGCGCGGCGCATGTACGAGATCGCGCATGAATCGACCGACATGGTCGAGGAGCTCGTCTCCGAATTCAGCATCACCAGCGCGAACCTTGTGCGCACCGGCCAGGTCAAGGCTGCGCACAATGAGACGACGCTGAAGGCCGCCATCGACGAGGCCAACTGGATGACGCGCGAGATGGGCTCCGCCGAGGTCCGCATCCTCGACAAGAACGGCGTGCGCGAGGAAACCGGCTCCGACATCTTCGTCGGCGGCGTGCTCAATCCCGGTTCGGGCGGCATCCATCCGCTGAACTATCTGCGCGGCCTTGCCGACGGCGTGGCGCGCCGCGGCGTTGCAATCTTCCAGGGATCGCCGGTCACAACGCTTCGGCGGGAAGGCGACGGCATCGTCGCCGAGACCCCGCAAGGCGCGGTGCGCGCCAAGCAGGCGATCATTGCCACCAACAGCTATTCGGACCTGACCAGTGCCACCGCGCATCTGCAGCGCACGCTGATTCCCTTCCGCAGCGCCATAGTCGCAACCGAGCGGCTCCCCGGCAATCTCGCGGGAAAATTGATGCCGACCGGGCGCACCTACACCGAGACCAAGCGCATGATGCGCTGGTTCCGCATGGTCGACAACCGCGTGATCTTCGGCGGCCGCGGCGCCTTTGGTAAACAGGATTCGCAAGCCGCGTTCGACGCCTTGCGCAAGGCGATGGTCGGCATCTTCCCCGATCTCGCCGATGTCCCGCTCGCATACAAATGGTCGGGGCTGGTCGCGATGACGCTGGACTCGGTGCCGCATATCGGTCGGCTCGACGATCGCACGCTGTTCGCGGTGGGTTACAACGGCGCCGGCGTTGCGATGTCGAGCCTGATGGGCCGCTATCTCGCCGCCTTCGTGCGCGGCGAGACGCCCGACGTCGGTCTGCTCGACATCAGGCGCATGAAGGCGATCCCGTTCTATCCGCTGCGCGAGCCCGCCGTGCGCATGGTCGCCGGCTGGTACCAGTTTCTCGACGCGATCGGTCAGTGA